The Solibacillus sp. FSL R7-0668 genome includes the window TAAGGATGTAGTAGAATCACCTAAATCTCATTATTAAAAATAAATAGAAAAAGAACTATCCTAGAATAGATAGTTCAAAAATTATGCTAATTGGAATTTTTTAGACTGCTCGACTTCAATTACATTTGGATGACTTTTTAATAAATCCACCATACGATGTTCAACTTCCATAATTACAATATTTTTTAATTTAGCTACATGTAAAACTACACCGTATTCAATTAAGTTATTGATATTATCTCTGTCTCGCACTTGAACTAGATATTCCTTCATTAAAAGCCACCTCCGTAAATTTCTTTAAATCGATAAGGCCAAAACCTTGCTCATACTTAGTATACCCTAAATCAATACAAGTTTGATACATATAATTTATAGCATCATCTTTTCCTAATGTATGATAAACCGCTGCTAATATACCTGTTACTACAGGAGCAGCAAATGATGTACCACTAGCAATTTTGTAATACTGATCAGAAATCACCTTCACAAATCCTGGCGCTAATATATTGGGTTTTAAAAAGGTTTGATCCCCTTTACTACTGGTTGAACTTAATTTATTTTCTTCATTTGTAGCACCAACTGTAATAGCCTTTTCAGCTCTTCCAGGACATCCAATACTAATTCCTTCATCTTCTCCTTGGTTACCTGCCGAACTAACTATTATCATGTCAGTCGCTTCTACTGCTGTATTTACATAATCACATACTTTACAATTCCCCAAACATTCATTTCCGTAATCATCGTCCATCAATAGTTCGAGAGATATATTCAATATATTTATGTCTAAATCTACTGCTATATCTATACTTTTTATAATTCTTCCGCTTGTAATATCTTCACCAAAGTGAGCAACCTTTATACTTGTTAATAATGCTCCTGGAGCAAAACCTTCAATAATTTTACCAACTATAGTACCGTGTGTATTTCCTAAAGAATTTTTATATTCAGTAAGGTCAATTGTTTCAATTAGTTTGGCACAGTCTCCTTTCTTTATTCCAGAATCTATTATCCCTACAGAAACTTGCCATCCTAGACTTTGAGTACTTTTTAAATATCTCTTATCTATTTCGGTTTTAACTTGAAAATTGGTATCAACATTTGCCAATTTAAACTTTTTAGACTTTTCAACTTCTAAAAATAATCCTGTAGATTCTAAAGCTTCTTTGGAATATGCCTCAACTACTAATAAATTATTAAACTTTGCTTTATGAGTAATAGATAATACATCTTTATATTTCTTATTAACTTCTAGGACATCTAGTTTAGTTGTTTTAGCTATACAA containing:
- a CDS encoding S8 family peptidase is translated as MEFICIAKTTKLDVLEVNKKYKDVLSITHKAKFNNLLVVEAYSKEALESTGLFLEVEKSKKFKLANVDTNFQVKTEIDKRYLKSTQSLGWQVSVGIIDSGIKKGDCAKLIETIDLTEYKNSLGNTHGTIVGKIIEGFAPGALLTSIKVAHFGEDITSGRIIKSIDIAVDLDINILNISLELLMDDDYGNECLGNCKVCDYVNTAVEATDMIIVSSAGNQGEDEGISIGCPGRAEKAITVGATNEENKLSSTSSKGDQTFLKPNILAPGFVKVISDQYYKIASGTSFAAPVVTGILAAVYHTLGKDDAINYMYQTCIDLGYTKYEQGFGLIDLKKFTEVAFNEGISSSSARQR